CCAATGTGCTTCCGGAGCGCGGCGATCAGTCACGCGTCAGACTTCTTGCGGATGATGCGCTGCACGGCGTAGTGGGACAGTCTGCTTGTAGATGTCGGGTAAGCTGGAAATGCTTCCCCAGCCTTTGCTGATGGAGCGGCATAACCCCAGATAACTGCCCTGTCGCCGGCGCCGATCGAGCCGGGCTGGGACGGGTGGCGGCGTTGAATGCAAGGGAAAATCTATGCAGATCTCGACCGTGTGGAGCGTGAACGGCTTCAGGCTAAGCCGCAGGGCTAGCTAAACTTACCAACGCTGAACGGAAAAGTTTTCCGCATAGCCCAATGGGCAAGAGCACTCTGCGGCGCAGTCGGGCTTGTGGCCCTTCCCAGTCGTATTTCATTTGACGTTTTCCGCATTCAGCCATCATGGCCGGGAATTGGCTTGTCCAAATTGAAACTTGCCCGAAGCTTACCAAGCTGCAGCCCGCAGAATTCTATCAAAGCTTGCCTGTTGGAACGACGCTTTTGTCATTTGCCGGACGCCGCCTGTTCAACCATCCACTTTTCCACGTCAGATGCGAACCATCGAACACACGCTTCGCTGAGCCGACGTGGTCTTGGGAAAATGCCTTGCTCCATCTTGCGGTAGATCGTTGAGGCAGCAAGTGAAGTAAGGGCCGTTACTTCCTTAAGTTTCAAAAACCGGTCCGCGGTCATAGTGCTGGCAATTGTCTTCCTCAACGGATTACCGGTCGCCTGTTCGACTGCTGACGGGACAATAGGCGGGGGATTTCGGCGGCCCATAATTTTATCGACTATCTTCTCCTCGTCTGCCGGCAAATCAGAAAACGCGGCGTCGATGGCAACGCGATCCCAGACGTCTCGTCCGTCGATCTTCTTCGGTTTGGGCATGCGCTTGTCGCAGACCATCTCATCGAACTTGGCCGCTCCAATTCCGACGTAGCGCGACGCCTCCTCACGCGAAAGCCCGCGAGGCGGGTAGGAATATGGATCGGATCACTTTGGCATCAATAAATCTCAAGATCAGTCTTTGAAGCAATGAATGCTCTCATTTCTTCAACAGCATCTGCTTCGACCGGCGAGACAGTAATCGAGCCGTCACGTTCAAGTCGGACAATAACGCCCTTTTCAACGGCGATGTCGGCAGCCATACGGATGGCCGCTTTCGTCCACCCGTGCCTTTCCGCTGAGGTCATACCCGGTCTTCATATCGTGCTTGAATTGATACTGGTTAAGTCGCTCGGCGACTACGTTTGAGAATTAGTGGGATTGCCTTTCCATCCAAGCTCACGAGCCATGGATTCCGCGGCCCTCTTGGCCGACGCCTGATTGAGGTGGCCAGCAACGGGATACTCTTTCCCGTCGTATCGAAAAGAGCCAAGTTTTTTGAGCTCATCCCAACTAAAATACATTTATCATTGCTCCCGTTTCAGTCTTCTTTGTTTACGAGCCAATCTCGACGCTCTTGTTCTTCCGTTCTCTGTGCCTTGCTCAAACCTCGCCAGATGACCGTATCGAACACGTGCTTCTGTGCAGGCGTTAGAATGCCAGTATCGCAATCGTTTGCAAGCAGTAGGGCAATGATACCGTAAGCAGGTGTGCCTTCCTCATAATTGTCCTGCAACTCGCTCAGCTGGTAGGAAAATTCCATTTCCATAATCTGACATCCTCGTTGAACGGTGCACGTCTCGCGATGAGAATGGGTGCCATAAACGTTCGACAGTCAACCGCTGCTGAAAATTTGGGATTGCGATTCCTGCCAACTACGCCGCAAATCTGCCCAGAGACACCTGGGGGGAGCGATTGAAACAGTCTCCCGCTACCAATTCATTAAATTTCAACACACCCTTGGGCTCTCCGGTACGAGCACTGGTTGCCGATAAGACACAGGGCTTGCCTCTGGAATGTCACATTTGTCGTTTTCGGACACAGTTGTCTTGCCCGCGCCGCCTGAATTGATAGTTATCAAACATACGATTCTATCAAAGGCGACGTCATGCGGAAGCTCGTACCCCTTTTCATGCTGCTGATCCTGTCCGCCTGTGCTTCGCCTTCGGATGGACCCGGGGCCGGGAGCTTCTATAACGCCAAAGATCCGCACACTAACCATCAGATCCCCGTGACCCGACTTGCGGATGCGCCGATGTCGCCGCCGATGACGGCGCCGCTGTCCTACGCATCCGGCGACCAAGGGCTGAGTGGCCTGCGTTCCGCCGGCTTCAGCGATACCAAGCTCCGCCGCGGCGATGTTATCGACATCACGATCCTCGATACCGGTGAGGACGGACTGTTCTCGTCGACCCAGAGCAAGACCCTCAACCTCGGGCGCTTTACCGTGGATTCGTCGGGCACCGTGACGCTTCCTTTCGTCGG
This genomic interval from Rhizobium tumorigenes contains the following:
- a CDS encoding AlpA family phage regulatory protein, encoding MGRRNPPPIVPSAVEQATGNPLRKTIASTMTADRFLKLKEVTALTSLAASTIYRKMEQGIFPRPRRLSEACVRWFASDVEKWMVEQAASGK